A single region of the Caretta caretta isolate rCarCar2 chromosome 25, rCarCar1.hap1, whole genome shotgun sequence genome encodes:
- the FAM32A gene encoding protein FAM32A, with the protein MADYEGVQRAPLRLKGSGAAPALGKRKKKKVAKDKSKILEQIVSSKKQEEEKKRALDKRTPAQLAYEKMQEKRQMERILKKASKTHKQRVEDFNRHLDALTEHYDIPKVSWTK; encoded by the exons ATGGCGGATTACGAGGGTGTGCAGCGCGCGCCGCTGCGGCTGAAGGGGAGCGGCGCGGCCCCGGCGCTTGGGAAGCG gaagaagaagaaggtggCTAAGGACAAAAGCAAAATCCTGGAGCAGATCGTGAGCAGTaagaagcaggaggaggagaagaagcggGCTCTGGACAAGCGGACCCCTGCACAGCTTGCCTATGAGAAGATGCAAGAGAAAAGG CAAATGGAAAGAATACTGAAGAAAGCCTCCAAAACTCATAAACAAAGAGTTGAG GATTTCAACAGACACTTGGACGCTCTGACTGAACATTATGACATTCCCAAAGTTAGCTGGACTAAGTGA